The following coding sequences lie in one Rutidosis leptorrhynchoides isolate AG116_Rl617_1_P2 chromosome 6, CSIRO_AGI_Rlap_v1, whole genome shotgun sequence genomic window:
- the LOC139854108 gene encoding secreted RxLR effector protein 78-like, translating into MEKYREKQKGLEMVFLDLEKAYDSVPRKLIWKTLNVRGIPSKYIRVIIDMYDGAKSCVRTPVGNTEYFSIEVGLHQGSALSPFLFALILDELSQGIQENISWCLIFADDIVLVSEQKDELNRRLERWREALEQNGLRISRQKMEYLRFVCMFLLVLLVFVCT; encoded by the exons atggagaagtatagggagaaACAAAAGGGTCTAGAGATGGTCTTCTTAGACTTAGAAAAGGCCTATGATAGCGTACCGCGAAAGCTAatttggaagacccttaatgtTAGGGGTATCCCAAGTAAGTATATTAGAGTTATTATAGATATGTACGATGGGGCGAAGTCCTGTGTTAGGACGCCTGTGGGAAACACAGAGTATTTCTCGATAGAAGTAGGCTTGCATCAGGGATCAGCCCTTAGTCCTttccttttcgctttgatcctcGACGAGCTGTCTCAAGGAATACAAGAGAACATTTCTTGGTgtctgatttttgccgatgatatcgtGCTTGTATCGGAACAAAAGGATGAACTTAATAGAAGACTAGAACGATGGAGGGAGGCCTTAGAACAAAATGGGCTACGGATCAGTAGACAAAAGATGGAATATCTAAG gttTGTATGTATGTTTTTGCTTGTTTTGTTGGTGTTTGTATGTACGTAG